One Elephas maximus indicus isolate mEleMax1 chromosome 16, mEleMax1 primary haplotype, whole genome shotgun sequence DNA window includes the following coding sequences:
- the SLC25A28 gene encoding mitoferrin-2 gives MELEGRGAGGVAGGPAAGPGRSPGESALLDGWLQRGVGRGAGSGEAGACRPPVRQDPDSGPDYETLPAGATVTTHMVAGAVAGILEHCVMYPIDCVKTRMQSLQPDPAARYRNVLEALWRIIRTEGLWRPMRGLNVTATGAGPAHALYFACYEKLKKTLSDVIHPGGNSHIANGAAGCVATLLHDAAMNPAEVVKQRMQMYNSPYHRVTDCVRAVWQNEGAGAFYRSYTTQLTMNVPFQAIHFMTYEFLQEHFNPQRRYNPSSHVLSGACAGAVAAAATTPLDVCKTLLNTQESLALNSNITGHITGMASAFRTVYQVGGVTAYFRGVQARVIYQIPSTAIAWSVYEFFKYLITKRQEEWRAGK, from the exons ATGGAGTTGGAGGGGCGGGGTGCCGGCGGTGTGGCGGGGGGGCCGGCGGCTGGACCGGGGCGGAGCCCCGGGGAGTCGGCGCTGCTAGACGGGTGGCTGCAGCGGGGCGTGGGCCGGGGGGCCGGCAGCGGGGAGGCCGGGGCCTGCAGGCCCCCAGTACGGCAGGATCCAGACTCCGGCCCGGACTACGAGACGCTGCCTGCTGGAGCCACTGTCACCACGCACATGGTGGCGGGCGCCGTGGCAGGGATCCTGGAGCATTGCGTGATGTACCCTATCGACTGCGTCAAG ACCCGGATGCAGAGCCTACAGCCTGACCCAGCCGCTCGCTATCGCAATGTGTTGGAGGCCCTCTGGAGGATTATAAGAACGGAGGGCCTGTGGAGGCCCATGCGGGGGCTGAATGTCACAGCAACAGGCGCAGGGCCTGCCCACGCCCTCTATTTTGCCTGCTACGAAAAGTTAAAAAAGACATTGAGTGATGTAATCCACCCTGGGGGCAATAGCCATATTGCCAATG GTGCAGCTGGGTGTGTGGCAACGTTACTTCACGATGCAGCCATGAATCCAGCGGAAG TGGTCAAGCAGAGAATGCAGATGTACAATTCACCATACCACCGGGTGACAGACTGTGTACGGGCAGTGTGGCAGAACGAAGGGGCTGGAGCCTTTTACCGCAGCTACACCACCCAGCTGACCATGAACGTTCCCTTCCAAGCCATCCACTTCATGACCTACGAATTCCTGCAGGAGCACTTTAACCCCCAGAGACGGTACAACCCCAGCTCCCATGTCCTCTCCGGAGCCTGTGCAGGAGCTGTAGCTGCTGCTGCCACAACCCCACTGGACGTTTGCAAGACACTGCTCAATACCCAGGAGTCCCTGGCTTTGAACTCAAACATTACAGGACACATCACAGGCATGGCTAGTGCCTTCAGGACGGTATATCAAGTAGGTGGAGTGACTGCCTACTTCCGAGGGGTGCAGGCTAGAGTAATTTACCAGATCCCCTCCACAGCCATCGCTTGGTCTGTGTATGAGTTCTTCAAATACCTAATCACTAAACGGCAAGAAGAGTGGAGGGCAGGCAAGTGA